The following proteins are co-located in the Rhea pennata isolate bPtePen1 chromosome 2, bPtePen1.pri, whole genome shotgun sequence genome:
- the PSMG2 gene encoding proteasome assembly chaperone 2 — protein MFVPCDRGGGPAGSDFEGFTLLVPAVSVGNVGQLAIDLVISTLDMTKVGYFYTDCLVPMVGNNPYATAEENSTELSINAEVYSLPSRKLVVLQIRSPFIKNKYRPFSEALLSWVQASKCARVILLSSSHAYQRDDEQLLGTSLRYILTPALEKSVESLMQRLKWKEMEKIAAYPGINDTEKVLHIPGGGITKLLFTECCSKGIQMAVLLKFCSEGDNIPDAFALVNYLNEWLQLIKTESSDSTATSSQWRIPSSWRLLFGSGLPPALF, from the exons ATGTTTGTCCCTTGCGACCGCGGCGGTGGCCCCGCCGGCTCGGACTTCGAAGGCTTCACTCTGCTCGTG CCAGCAGTGTCAGTGGGAAATGTTGGTCAACTGGCAATAGACCTAGTGATTTCCACACTTGACATGACTAAAGTTGGCTACTTCTACACTGATTGCCTTGTGCCAATGGTTGGGAATAATCCATATgcaactgcagaagaaaactcaACAGAGCTGAGTATAAATGCTGAAG TGTATTCATTACCTTCAAGGAAACTTGTAGTTCTGCAGATCAGATCACCTTTTATAAAG AACAAGTACAGGCCATTTTCTGAAGCACTGCTTTCTTGGGTACAAGCCAGCAAATGTGCCAGAGTTATTCTTCTGTCTAGCAGCCATGCATACCAGCGTGATGATGAGCAACTTCTTGG GACTTCACTACGCTACATACTTACACCTGCCCTTGAGAAATCAGTGGAAAGCCTTATGCAGAggttaaaatggaaagaaatggaaaaaatagcagCTTACCCTGGAATAAATGATACAGAGAAAGTTCTACATATACCTGGAGGAGGCATCACAAAACTGTTGTTTACTGAGTG TTGTTCAAAAGGAATCCAAATGGCAGTTCTTCTAAAGTTCTGCTCTGAAGGGGACAATATCCCTGATGCATTTGCTCTTGTTAACTATCTTAATGAATGGCTCCAGCTAATTAAAACTGAA AGCAGTGATTCTACAGCTACTTCTTCACAATGGAGGATACCAAGTTCTTGGCGGTTACTTTTTGGCAGTGGTCTTCCACCTGCACTCTTCTGA
- the CEP76 gene encoding centrosomal protein of 76 kDa isoform X2, whose product MSLPPEKASELKQIIHQQLVKMDVHGRIREVLAETIREELAPEHQQLSTEDLIKALRQRGIIDEVMKELKFVTDVNDMERTSAPPKPSTHFVDREPPVLKKTNIDPTRRYLYLQVLGGKAFLEHLQEPEPLPGQICSTFTLCLHFRNQRFRSKPVPCACEPYFHDGFLLEVHKDSLGDGGKMVDATAMLSISDPVHMVLIKTDSLGETTLVASYFLEWRSVLAAENGITNVAVELLGVGTESKVSVGVLNIRLEMYPQLNKMLSPEITNTQFSLERQKTAEKERLFLVYAKQWWREYLQIRPTHNVRLVKIFAQDENGINRPVCSYIRPLRAGRLLDTPRQAARFVSVLGYERAPVIGGGGGKQEQWCTLFAFLCRNKGDCEDHANLLCSLLLGYGLEAFVCVGTKAKGVPHTWVMTCGTDGTITFWESLTGHRYLHRPVNPDDPPLAEQPKPLYPYRTIGCVFNHQKFFGNCQPSDAVEVCVFDLRDESKWKPMSGEAIKSVCSPGTISSVPPFPSLCASTIDAAITSNEIELQLRILVSEHRKKSPFYLLPRNINLRMTRNSQIEITLGISCNTEC is encoded by the exons atgtcGCTCCCGCCGGAGAAAGCCTCGGAGCTGAAGCAGATCATCCACCAGCAGCTGGTCAAG atggATGTCCATGGCAGGATCAGAGAAGTTCTTGCTGAGACTATACGTGAAGAGTTAGCACCTGAGCATCAACAGTTATCCACAGAAGACCTGATAAAAGCCTTAAGACAGCGAGGAATCATTGATGAAGTTATGAAAGAACTTAAATTTGTAACT GATGTGAATGACATGGAGAGGACTTCAGCTCCACCAAAGCCATCTACACATTTTGTTGACAGAGAACCAccagttctgaaaaaaa CTAATATTGACCCAACACGGAGGTATCTTTACCTTCAGGTTTTGGgtggaaaagcttttctggaACATCTTCAGGAACCTGAGCCTTTGCCTGGCCAAATCTGTTCTACCTTTACACTGTGTTTACATTTTCGGAATCAGCGCTTCCGTTCTAAACCTGTTCCTTGTGCCTGTGAACCATATTTTCATGATGGTTTTTTACTTGAAGTACACAAGGATAGTCTAG GTGATGGAGGTAAAATGGTGGATGCAACCGCTATGTTATCAATATCAGATCCAGTACATATGGTTCTTATCAAAACAGACTCACTTGGTGAGACTACACTAGTAGCATCCTATTTCTTGGAGTGGCGATCTGTCTTGGCTGCAGAGAATGGTATAACAAATGTTGCTGTTGAACTCCTCGGTGTAG GTACAGAATCAAAGGTTTCTGTTGGTGTTTTAAACATCAGACTTGAAATGTATCCACAGCTAAACAAGATGCTGTCTCCAGAAATCACTAATACTCAA TTTTCTTTGGAACGtcaaaaaacagcagaaaaagaacgATTATTTCTTGTATATGCTAAACAGTGGTGGAGAGAGTATCTACAGATTAGGCCTACCCACAACGTAAGGCTAGTGAAGATTTTTGCACAG GATGAAAATGGGATAAACCGTCCAGTATGTTCCTATATCAGACCACTTCGAGCAGGCCGGTTATTAGACACACCTAGACAAGCAGCACGATTTGTCAGTGTCCTGGGTTATGAAAGAGCTCCTGTCATCGGAGGAGGTGGTGGCAAGCAAGAACAGTGGTGCaccctttttgcttttctgtgcagaaacaAG GGTGACTGTGAAGATCATGCTAACCTTCTGTGCAGTCTTCTCCTTGGATATGGTTTGGAAGCCTTTGTGTGCGtaggaacaaaagcaaaaggagtCCCTCACACTTGGGTTATGACTTGTGGGACTGATGGAACCATCACTTTTTGGGAGAGCTTAACAGGACATAG GTACCTCCACCGTCCTGTCAATCCTGATGACCCTCCTCTAGCTGAACAACCCAAGCCACTCTATCCTTATCGCACCATAGGATGTGTCTTCAATCATCAAAAGTTCTTTGGAAATTGCCAGCCCTCTGATGCTGTGGAGGTCTGTGTGTTTGACCTGCGAGATGAATCTAAATGGAAACCCATGAGTGGAGAAGCAATAAAGTCTGTGTGTTCCCCTGGAACGATATCTTCagttcctccttttccttctctctgtgctTCCACAATAGATGCTGCAATAACAAGCAATGAGATAGAATTGCAGCTGAGAATACTAGTCTCAGAACACAGAAAG aaaTCTCCTTTTTATCTCTTGCCACGTAATATCAACCTAAGGATGACAAGGAATTCTCAAATTGAAATTACTCTAGGAATCTCATGCAACACTGAATGTTGA
- the CEP76 gene encoding centrosomal protein of 76 kDa isoform X1, translated as MSLPPEKASELKQIIHQQLVKMDVHGRIREVLAETIREELAPEHQQLSTEDLIKALRQRGIIDEVMKELKFVTDVNDMERTSAPPKPSTHFVDREPPVLKKTNIDPTRRYLYLQVLGGKAFLEHLQEPEPLPGQICSTFTLCLHFRNQRFRSKPVPCACEPYFHDGFLLEVHKDSLGDGGKMVDATAMLSISDPVHMVLIKTDSLGETTLVASYFLEWRSVLAAENGITNVAVELLGVGTESKVSVGVLNIRLEMYPQLNKMLSPEITNTQFSLERQKTAEKERLFLVYAKQWWREYLQIRPTHNVRLVKIFAQDENGINRPVCSYIRPLRAGRLLDTPRQAARFVSVLGYERAPVIGGGGGKQEQWCTLFAFLCRNKGDCEDHANLLCSLLLGYGLEAFVCVGTKAKGVPHTWVMTCGTDGTITFWESLTGHRYLHRPVNPDDPPLAEQPKPLYPYRTIGCVFNHQKFFGNCQPSDAVEVCVFDLRDESKWKPMSGEAIKSVCSPGTISSVPPFPSLCASTIDAAITSNEIELQLRILVSEHRKDLGLSTVWDDQLSYLLSPALAAYELERTTSISAGNEEFQDAIRRAVPDGHTFKGFPIHFVYRNARRAFATCLRSPFCEEIICCRGDQVRLAVRVRVFTYPESACAVWIMFACKYRSVL; from the exons atgtcGCTCCCGCCGGAGAAAGCCTCGGAGCTGAAGCAGATCATCCACCAGCAGCTGGTCAAG atggATGTCCATGGCAGGATCAGAGAAGTTCTTGCTGAGACTATACGTGAAGAGTTAGCACCTGAGCATCAACAGTTATCCACAGAAGACCTGATAAAAGCCTTAAGACAGCGAGGAATCATTGATGAAGTTATGAAAGAACTTAAATTTGTAACT GATGTGAATGACATGGAGAGGACTTCAGCTCCACCAAAGCCATCTACACATTTTGTTGACAGAGAACCAccagttctgaaaaaaa CTAATATTGACCCAACACGGAGGTATCTTTACCTTCAGGTTTTGGgtggaaaagcttttctggaACATCTTCAGGAACCTGAGCCTTTGCCTGGCCAAATCTGTTCTACCTTTACACTGTGTTTACATTTTCGGAATCAGCGCTTCCGTTCTAAACCTGTTCCTTGTGCCTGTGAACCATATTTTCATGATGGTTTTTTACTTGAAGTACACAAGGATAGTCTAG GTGATGGAGGTAAAATGGTGGATGCAACCGCTATGTTATCAATATCAGATCCAGTACATATGGTTCTTATCAAAACAGACTCACTTGGTGAGACTACACTAGTAGCATCCTATTTCTTGGAGTGGCGATCTGTCTTGGCTGCAGAGAATGGTATAACAAATGTTGCTGTTGAACTCCTCGGTGTAG GTACAGAATCAAAGGTTTCTGTTGGTGTTTTAAACATCAGACTTGAAATGTATCCACAGCTAAACAAGATGCTGTCTCCAGAAATCACTAATACTCAA TTTTCTTTGGAACGtcaaaaaacagcagaaaaagaacgATTATTTCTTGTATATGCTAAACAGTGGTGGAGAGAGTATCTACAGATTAGGCCTACCCACAACGTAAGGCTAGTGAAGATTTTTGCACAG GATGAAAATGGGATAAACCGTCCAGTATGTTCCTATATCAGACCACTTCGAGCAGGCCGGTTATTAGACACACCTAGACAAGCAGCACGATTTGTCAGTGTCCTGGGTTATGAAAGAGCTCCTGTCATCGGAGGAGGTGGTGGCAAGCAAGAACAGTGGTGCaccctttttgcttttctgtgcagaaacaAG GGTGACTGTGAAGATCATGCTAACCTTCTGTGCAGTCTTCTCCTTGGATATGGTTTGGAAGCCTTTGTGTGCGtaggaacaaaagcaaaaggagtCCCTCACACTTGGGTTATGACTTGTGGGACTGATGGAACCATCACTTTTTGGGAGAGCTTAACAGGACATAG GTACCTCCACCGTCCTGTCAATCCTGATGACCCTCCTCTAGCTGAACAACCCAAGCCACTCTATCCTTATCGCACCATAGGATGTGTCTTCAATCATCAAAAGTTCTTTGGAAATTGCCAGCCCTCTGATGCTGTGGAGGTCTGTGTGTTTGACCTGCGAGATGAATCTAAATGGAAACCCATGAGTGGAGAAGCAATAAAGTCTGTGTGTTCCCCTGGAACGATATCTTCagttcctccttttccttctctctgtgctTCCACAATAGATGCTGCAATAACAAGCAATGAGATAGAATTGCAGCTGAGAATACTAGTCTCAGAACACAGAAAG GATCTTGGCCTTTCTACTGTTTGGGATGACCAGCTATCCTATCTGTTGTCACCAGCACTAGCAGCCTATGAGCTTGAACGTACAACGagcatttctgcaggaaatgaagagtTTCAAGATGCTATAAGAAGAGCAGTGCCTGATGGTCACACATTTAAAGGGTTTCCTATCCATTTTGTGTACAGAAATGCCAGGAGAGCATTTGCCACATGCCTTCG GTCTCctttctgtgaagaaataaTCTGTTGTAGGGGAGACCAAGTGCGACTTGCAGTTCGTGTACGAGTGTTTACATACCCTGAATCTGCGTGTGCTGTTTGGATCATGTTTGCTTGTAAATACCGCTCTGTACTTTGA